Proteins from one Malania oleifera isolate guangnan ecotype guangnan chromosome 4, ASM2987363v1, whole genome shotgun sequence genomic window:
- the LOC131152704 gene encoding cyclin-U4-1: MSTLGLDESGLAVSGAPQVLALLSLVLEQTTQKNEKLLAASEKRDIVTVFHGSSAPALSIRQYMDRIFKYSSCSPSCFVAAYIYLDEFLRRTGVCLTSLNVHRFLITSVMVAAKFMDDECYNNAYYAKVGGVSTEEMNRLEMEFLFGLDFKLFVGLDTFDVYCSWLEEEATTNPRIQRPTHFCGLKETCPKKDESKCPPTVTGYGTH; encoded by the exons ATGAGCACATTGGGTTTGGATGAATCTGGTTTAGCAGTTTCAGGAGCTCCACAGGTCCTAGCCCTTCTTTCTTTGGTTCTAGAACAGACCACCCAAAAGAACGAGAAGCTGCTCGCAGCATCGGAAAAGAGAGACATTGTTACCGTATTTCACGGTTCAAGTGCACCTGCCTTGAGCATTCGTCAATACATGGATCGCATCTTCAAGTACTCGAGCTGCAGCCCTTCCTGCTTCGTAGCTGCATACATATACCTGGATGAATTTCTTCGTCGAACGGGTGTTTGCCTCACCTCCCTCAATGTTCACCGGTTCCTAATTACAAGTGTAATGGTGGCTGCAAAATTCATGGATGATGA GTGTTACAACAATGCCTACTATGCCAAGGTGGGAGGAGTGAGCACGGAAGAGATGAATAGGTTGGAAATGGAATTCCTGTTTGGCTTGGATTTCAAGCTTTTTGTTGGCCTCGACACTTTTGATGTGTACTGTTCCTGGCTAGAGGAGGAAGCCACCACAAATCCAAGGATACAGAGACCTACTCACTTCTGTGGATTGAAAGAAACATGCCCCAAGAAGGATGAATCCAAATGTCCACCCACAGTTACTGGGTACGGCACGCATTAG